One Microplitis demolitor isolate Queensland-Clemson2020A chromosome 2, iyMicDemo2.1a, whole genome shotgun sequence DNA segment encodes these proteins:
- the LOC128668983 gene encoding histone H2A, translating into MSGRGKGGKVKGKSKTRSSRAGLQFPVGRIHRMLRKGNYAERVGAGAPVYLAAVMEYLAAEVLELAGNAARDNKKTRIIPRHLQLAIRNDEELNKLLSGVTIAQGGVLPNIQAVLLPKKTEKSSS; encoded by the coding sequence ATGTCTGGTCGCGGTAAAGGTGGTAAAGTAAAGGGAAAGTCAAAGACCCGTTCAAGTCGTGCTGGACTTCAGTTCCCAGTCGGTCGTATTCATCGTATGTTGCGCAAAGGCAACTACGCTGAACGTGTTGGTGCTGGTGCTCCAGTGTACTTAGCAGCTGTTATGGAATACCTTGCTGCTGAAGTACTCGAGTTGGCAGGTAACGCTGCTCGTGACAACAAGAAGACTCGTATCATCCCACGTCATCTCCAATTAGCCATCCGTAACGATGAAGAATTGAACAAACTTCTTTCTGGAGTTACCATCGCTCAAGGTGGAGTCTTGCCCAACATCCAAGCTGTCTTATTGCCCAAGAAAACCGAAAAAAGCAGCTCTTAA
- the LOC128668998 gene encoding histone H2B-like: MPPKTSGKAVKKSGKAQKNITKSDKKGRKKKRKESYAIYIYKVLKQVHPDTGVSSKAMSIMNSFVNDIFERIAAEASRLAHYNKRSTITSREIQTAVRLLLPGELAKHAVSEGTKAVTKYTSSK, encoded by the coding sequence ATGCCTCCTAAAACGAGCGGTAAAGCTGTGAAAAAGTCGGGCAAAGCCCAGAAGAACATTACTAAGTCCGACAAAAAAGGACGCAAGAAGAAGCGTAAGGAAAGTTACGCCATCTACATCTACAAAGTGTTGAAACAAGTTCATCCTGATACTGGTGTTTCCAGTAAAGCCATGAGCATCATGAACAGTTTCGTCAACGACATCTTTGAACGTATCGCAGCTGAGGCATCCAGACTTGCGCACTACAATAAACGTTCCACCATCACTTCCCGGGAAATTCAAACTGCAGTGCGTCTTCTATTACCCGGTGAATTGGCCAAGCACGCCGTCAGTGAAGGAACCAAAGCCGTTACCAAGTACACCAgctctaaataa